A single window of Neospora caninum Liverpool complete genome, chromosome XII DNA harbors:
- a CDS encoding putative ABC transporter — protein sequence MECLRKRTGLRGRQHALEKRARSPSPTREGLSSLYAPTGGLHVTPARPITLVARGFSHAIRMKSQIPCIKFASPCLPEKGERTRAEAKEPGNETQPFASPNPPGPPGPSACRAGRTETPGHDAVDLEQASGDDRHTGDCPTQNRTPEEGSTDGESPQEAEGPLKFILKDIDLCAKPGEMLVIMGPSGSGKTTLLNALAVGGEAANVIEDCVRVSVPQKDKVPELLTVHEYVTFCSRLKMRDATEEERVARVEVVLRELGLWRSRFTRVGGSAKKGLSGGEVKRLALAVELLHNPSLIFLDFQRSQLPVRLNAISVALARLQLFTPLGLGLSRQAFVFSLGSAGLGGAVFDSVHADEPTSGLDAALAFETMKLLLRLARQGGRTILCTIHQPRSQLFAMFDRLVLMFEGRIVFQGPARQCVSYFAKRGFHCPPQFNPADFILDLLNVTTLTANAPLVCPQSEGSLSAQSLLDAELQKVHTLELQRLELLKQTEGATDARHLEEGQPGSWPLARGANGEAADGEARPTPEGLGEETSTLLEVPAGVPESTGGGDGHQDEKESKTENGSSPPVPRHRHHGPQAGQTGRRRRGNEEGTPPGSGAAGGSGEGRKGVSVLSIASAAPSEIATSDNDASGVRGSQPPSRPGDEEDAQAQRRSRTQGGANVSGFVDAEEAPGEIHRVLVDENDVKRLAESYAASPERAHVVDVIEQVLQAAAPEQVKRGGRAAVVKRLLPQRRWSDWGREVCVLIQMGFLNHVRNPMSSLVQLGLNIVLGLIFGAIFFNIPGQGKTFESGRNLLGCLFFLGSQLVFGPLDCLVLFCTDRELFNRDTANGNYTPSSFFVAKSLSNLPFEHIPLTCVTLIAYVMCGLHRGAAHFFIYFFIGQLSIFASTSLLGFISAASPRIAVAQAVAPIILLIFLLVTGYYIRADDIPAAIRWLKYLSPIHYSYVALALNQFPPDEYWGELSNRDLLESYGGITKTDLGFYVGMLALLGCIFRVFSFVCLKCMHRRIGLEA from the exons ATGGAGTGTCTGCGCAAACGCACTGGCCTTCGCGGGCGCCAACACGCCCTCGAGAAGCGAGctcgctctccgtcgccgacgcgcgagggcctctcttcgctgtaCGCCCCGACGGGAGGCTTACACGTGACGCCTGCGCGCCCCATCACGCTCGTCGCACGCGGGTTTTCCCACGCCATTCGGATGAAGTCGCAAATCCCTTGCATAAAATTCGCGTCGCCTTGCCTACctgaaaaaggggaaagaacccgcgcagaggcgaaggagccAGGCAACGAAACCCagcctttcgcctcgccgaACCCTCCCGGCCCGCCCGGGCCATCTGCGTGTCGAGCAGGCCGAACGGAGACCCCGGGACACGACGCCGTCGATCTAGAACAGGCTTCTGGCGACGACAGGCACACGGGAGACTGCCCGACGCAGAACCGCACCCCCGAAGAGGGTAGCACGGACGGGGAGTCGCCGCAGGAAGCGGAAGGGCCTCTCAAATTCATTCTCAAAGACATTGACCTCTGCGCGAAACCCGGAGAGATGCTTGTGATTATGGGTCCCAGTGGCTCGGGGAAAACGACGCTCCTCAACGCGCTGGCAG TGGGAGGAGAGGCTGCAAACGTCATCGAAGATTGTGTGCGCGTTTCGGTTCCTCAGAAAGACAAGGTCCCCGAGCTCCTTACTGTCCATGAGTACGTCACCTTCTGTTCTCGCCTCAAGATGCGGGATGCGACGGAAGAA GAGCGCGTAGCGCGCGTGGAGGTTGTCCTCCGCGAACTGGGTCTGTGGCGAAGCCGCTTTACGCGCGTCGGCGGAAGCGCAAAGAAAGGCCTTAGCGGAGGCGAAGTCAAACGTCTCGCCCTTGCGGTGGAACTGCTGCACAACCCGTCCCTCATTTTCCTTG ACTTTCAGCGCAGTCAACTGCCTGTCCGTCTGAACGCCATTTCGGTGGCGCTAGCGCGCCTTCAACTCTTCACCCCTCTCGGTCTCGGG CTGTCCCGGCAGGCGTTTGTGTTCTCCCTTGGGTCTGCTGGACTTGGCGGTGCCGTCTTTGACTCCGTCCACGCAGACGAACCGACCAGCGGTCTCGACGCAGCGCTCGCCTTCGAGACGATGAAgctcctgcttcgccttgCGCGCCAAGGAGGCCGAACGATTCTGTGCACGATTCACCAACCTCGCAGCCAG ctTTTCGCGATGTTTGATCGCCTGGTCCTGATGTTTGAGGGGCGCATCGTGTTCCAAGGGCCGGCGCGGCAGTGCGTGTCCTACTTTGCCAAGCGCGGGTTCCACTGCCCGCCGCAGTTCAACCCTGCGGACTTCATCCTCGATCTCTTGAACGTCACGACTCTGACGGCAAACGCACCCCTCGTCTGCCCGCAGTCCGAAGGGTCCCTCAGCGCCCAGTCGCTCCTCGACGCCGAACTGCAAAAAGTCCACACGCTCGAACTGCAGCGGCTCGAGCTCCTGAAGCagacagaaggcgcgacCGACGCGAGACACCTGGAAGAAGGACAGCCCGGCAGCTGGCCTCTGGCGCGCGGGGCGAATGGCGAGGccgcagacggagaggcgcggccgACACCGGAAGGCCtcggggaagagacgagcacACTGCTCGAGGTCCCCGCAGGCGTCCCCGAGTCCACGGGCGGCGGGGACGGACAtcaagacgaaaaggagtcaaagacagaaaacggcTCCAGTCCGCCTGTGCCTCGGCACAGGCACCACGGACCGCAGGCGGGCCAGAccgggcgaaggcgccgcggaaacgaggaagggacTCCGCCGGGGTCCGGCGCTGCCGGTGGATCTGGAGAAGGTCGGAAGGGCGTGTCCGTGCTGTCGATCGCGTCCGCTGCGCCGTCTGAGATTGCCACCAGCGACAACGATGCATCGGGCGTACGAGGCTCGCAGCCGCCGAGCCGgccgggagacgaagaagacgcgcaggcgCAACGACGCTCGCGGACCCAGGGCGGGGCCAACGTGAGCGGCTTCGTggacgccgaggaagcgcCGGGCGAAATTCACCGCGTCCTCGTCGATGAGAACGACGTGAAGCGGCTCGCCGAGTCGTACGCCGCAAGTCCAGAGCGGGCGCATGTCGTCGACGTGATCGAACAAGTTCTCCAGGCCGCGGCGCCCGAGCAAGTCAAACGTGGAGGTCGAGCTGCAGTCGTCAAGCGGCTACTGCCGCAACGCCGGTG GTCCGATTGGGGACGCGAAGTTTGCGTCCTCATTCAGATGGGTTTTCTAAATCACGTCAGGAACCCAATGAGTTCTCTTGTTCAACTCGGGCTGAACATCGTCCTCGGCCTCATCTTCG GCGCGATTTTCTTCAACATTCCTGGGCAAGGAAAGACCTTCGAGTCAGGGAGGAATCTTCttgggtgtctcttcttcctcggctctcAGCTGGTCTTTGGCCCCCTTGACTGTCTCGTACTTTTCTGCACGGACCGCGAGCTCTTCAACAG agacacagcgaatGGCAACTACActccctcctcgttcttcgtcgccaAGAGCCTCTCGAATCTGCCTTTCGAGCACATTCCCCTGACCTGCGTCACGCTCATCGCCTACGTGATGTGTG GCCTGcacagaggcgcggcgcATTTCTTCATCTACTTCTTCATCGGGCAACTGTCGATATTCGCGTCGACCTCTCTCCTGGGGTTCATTTCTGCTGCAT CTCCGCGGATTGCGGTCGCGCAGGCGGTTGCCCCCATTATTCTTCTCATATTTCTTCTCGTCACGGGCTACTACATTCGCGCCGATGACATTCCG GCCGCCATCCGATGGCTGAAATACTTGTCGCCTATCCACTATTCGTACGTGGCTCTGGCTCTCAATCAGTTCCCGCCGGACGAATACTGGGGCGAGCTCTCCAATAGGGACTTACTCGAGTCCTACGGAGGCATTACCAAGACGGATCTGGGGTTCTACGTCGGCATGCTTGCTCTGCTCGGATGCATCTTTCGAGTGTTTTCGTTCGTCTGTCTGAAGTGCATGCACCGGCGCATCGGCCTCGAAGCGTGA
- a CDS encoding Fructose-1 6-biphosphatase, related: protein MATNAQPIPELGEFIIANKDKLRNTGQESEMNRLLTAIKLAAKVVNREINKAGLADILGAAGNQNVQGEEQQKLDVFANHKFIQALVNREVVCGICTEEDDDFIEVNRDAHFVMLMDPLDGSSNIDVNVSVGTIFSIYQRVSPLGSPPEMRDFLQPGNAQIAAGYVLYGSSTMLVMTTGDGVNGFTLDPSLGTFFLSHRGMRFPEKARIYSVNEGNYQAFPEGVKKFLEECHDDKTGPFSLRYIGSLVSDFHRNLLQGGIYMYPPTKKDKKGKLRLLYEANPMAFLAEQAGGKATDGFDRIMDIQPSELHQRVPLMIGTARLVDRLDALMAEHSPECRLHASCVGTNNA, encoded by the exons ATGGCGACAAATGCACAGCCGATCCCCGAACTCGGGGAGTTCATCATTGCGAATAAGGATAAACTCCGCAATACTGGACAGGAGTCAGAAATGAACAG GCTCTTGACTGCGATTAAACTGGCAGCGAAAGTCGTGAATCGAGAGATCAACAAGGCGGGTCTTGCGGATATCTTGGGCGCAGCGGGCAATCAAAACGTccaaggagaggaacagcaAAAGTTGGACGTCTTCGCCAACCATAAATTCATCCAG GCTCTCGTCAATCGCGAAGTCGTGTGCGGCATCTgcacggaagaagacgatgatTTTATCGAGGTTAACAGGGACGCACACTTTGTGATGCTTATGGATCCTCTCGATG GTTCCTCAAACATCGACGTGAACGTCTCTGTGGGGACGATTTTCTCCATCTACCAGCGTGTTTCCCCACTGGGCTCGCCTCCCGAGATGCGCGACTTCCTCCAACCAGGGAACGCACAGATTGCTGCGGGTTACGTCTTATACGGGTCTTCTACGATGCTT GTTATGACGACTGGCGATGGGGTCAACGGTTTCACTTTGGACCCTTCTCTCGGCACATTCTTCCTTTCCCACAGAGGCATGCGATTCCCG GAGAAGGCTCGTATCTATAGCGTGAACGAAGGCAACTACCAGGCGTTCCCAGAGGGTGTGAAGAAATTCCTGGAGGAGTGCCATGACGATAAG ACTGGGCCGTTTTCACTACGTTACATTGGCAGTCTGGTCTCCGATTTCCACCGGAACCTGCTGCAGGGAGGAATCTACATGTACCCCCCAACCAAGAAAG ACAAAAAGGGCAAATTGCGGTTGTTGTACGAGGCGAACCCTATGGCGTTCCTCGCGGAGCAGGCTGGGGGAAAGGCGACTGATGGATTCGATCGCATCATGGACATCCAGCCGTCAGAGCTGCACCAGCGCGTTCCGCTCATGATTGGGACAGCGAGGCTCGTCGACCGTCTCGATGCGCTCATGGCCGAGCATAGTCCGGAGTGCCGCTTGCATGCCAGCTGCGTGGGTACTAACAACGCGTAG
- a CDS encoding Pc13g14410 protein, related, producing MSGAATTELDGCVVHPDLEYERKRCSFRIPDFTYALYGRENFAVLTKLRSALARNPAFDLRYLWSADGTTQQYVRGCWLAEEVVKVIRQLKLIDRDDAIGPLQVLAGEDMFIMLHLTMFLPTLKNMCDEEQVRDLNTHESLPGVTLFHIGKKLGYNSMDNGGVQLCNVRIPRRNLLMKYCHVDRHGKYQPLGSKKLMYGTMTFTRKQIIMAAGPQLAKSVVIAIRYSAVRRQFPMTLKKPESMDNSREAEVQVLDYSTQQITLFPLLAAAVAYTVTGIWMDSFYNAFIEDSKKGDLSKLEEIHAVTSCLKAMMSLTVADGMEKCRKACGVQTARVLLKIVQRRMTNKAPKHSLIGTTLEYIHTFDPFGDHQPPAPENTPWFDLDWLLEIFKRRSCGLVYKAAQQFAAETSNGKGMMEALDMVKVEFTRLGTAHAEVLVLQFFLEAVKRVERDEVREVWVDLWLCLAHSWCDEHFGEFVITRALGPDHHDGLMVAFKSVLRKIRPNAVAIADAFWIPDQLLNSALGRYDGRVYEALLNSTKMEPLNRMDVPPGYLEHIQYILHPERRKNTTTTPCKL from the exons ATGAGTGGGGCAGCAACAACAGAGTTGGACGGGTGCGTAGTGCATCCAGATTTGGAGtacgagaggaaaagatgTTCATTCAGAATTCCGGATTTCACTTACGCACTGTATGGTCGAGAGAATTTTGCAGTCCTAACGAAGCTCCGTTCGGCTCTTGCCCGGAATCCAGCCTTTGACTTGAGATACTTGTGGTCGGCAGACGGAACCACACAACAGTATGTCCGGGGCTGCTGGCTAGCGGAGGAAGTTGTGAAAGTCATTCGCCAGCTGAAGTTGATTGACCGTGATGACGCTATTGGTCCTCTTCAGGTCCTGGCTGGCGAAGATATGTTTATTATGCTTCACCTAACCATGTTCCTCCCAACGCTAAAGAACATGTGTGATGAAGAGCAG GTCCGTGACTTAAATACTCACGAAAGTCTCCCTGGGGTTACGTTGTTTCACATTGGCAAAAAGCTTGGCTACAACAGCATGGACAATGGCGGTGTTCAGCTGTGCAACGTACGAATACCACGCAGAAACCTGCTGATGAAGTATTGCCATGTGGATAGACACGGAAAATATCAACCGTTGGGGAGTAAAAAGCTCATGTACGGCACCATGACGTTCACACGGAAACAAATCATCATGGCTGCTGGACCGCAGCTTGCCAAGAGCGTCGTGATAGCCATTCG GTATAGTGCCGTTCGGCGGCAGTTTCCGATGACTTTGAAGAAGCCCGAAAGCATGGACAACAGTCGGGAAGCAGAAGTTCAAGTTTTGGATTACAGCACTCAACAGATCACCCTGTTTCCACTCCTCGCGGCAGCTGTTGCGTACACTGTCACGGGGATATGGATGGATTCATTCTACAACGCCTTTATC GAGGACTCTAAGAAGGGCGATTTGTCGAAACTTGAGGAAATACATGCAGTGACGAGTTGCCTCAAAGCGATGATGTCTCTGACCGTAGCAGACGGAATGGAAAAGTGCAGAAAGGCCTGCGGAG TCCAGACAGCGCGCGTGCTCTTGAAAATTGTCCAAAGGAGAATGACTAACAAAGCCCCCAAACACTCGCTTATTGGCACCACCCTCGAATATATTCATACTTTCGACCCCTTTGGAGATCATCAGCCTCCCGCTCCTGAAAACACCCCTTGGTTCGATCTCGACTGGCTTTTGGAGATTTTCAAGAGAAG ATCGTGTGGGTTGGTCTACAAGGCAGCGCAACAGTTtgcggcggagacgagcaaTGGAAAAGGCATGATGGAAGCCCTAGATATGGTCAAGGTTGAGTTCACTCGTCTGGGTACGGCGCATGCTGAAGTTCTTGTTTTGCAATTCTTTCTTGAAGCGGTGAAGCGTGTTGAGCGTGATGAGGTGCGGGAAGTCTGGGTCGATTTGTGGCTGTGCCTCGCCCACTCGTGGTGCGATGAGCATTTTGGGGAGTTTGTGATTACAAGAGCTCTTGGCCCTGATCACCACGACGGCCTGATGGTTGCCTTCAAATCTGTTCTGAGAAAAATCCGCCCGAATGCCGTTGCCATTGCTGACGCCTTTTGGATCCCAGACCAGTTGTTGAACTCTGCGTTAGGCAG GTACGACGGCCGAGTGTACGAAGCCTTGTTGAACTCGACGAAAATGGAGCCTTTAAATCGAATGGATGTCCCTCCAGGGTACCTTGAGCATATTCAATACATTCTGCATccggagcgaagaaaaaacacgacTACGACTCCCTGCAAGCTCTAG
- a CDS encoding putative zinc finger (C3HC4 RING finger) protein translates to MIVIDDDSPPSAAPDGKEGCFPAKRASEKREEDEEEWIQRGGSRCPICFLALFKDVAALMGCGHTFHLPCIEKWFKQRGGRAQKPSCPYCAKEYASRRYILSLHFDLPDPAARVSSLPSSSSAENEDPETRIRRLEMELREERREKLAAREEATSRAAAVEALEAREEELVRLLRSEEEQKTKLASRVETLEEARVREEESRENAFRTYEENRRVLEEKYQKLAKKCQTLQLLATVVKEDRADGATLLDKIRKLSGLTADEKLARIMPLVEFLKRSKAARTEEMKKLKKENFLLRRKLSGSALAEATRVGPPSESKREETSAASSTNIPERIKEEQRDKRGPSLPSSSSSASSSSSSASSTSSSFSSASSSSSSVSSSSSCPLIKSRSDRQREERRGKADVPLPSSRQHTRLPPAPPFPSLSRRERAAGGDEPRASRAAILDERVPRDVAKCRAKHRPGDAERAVDERRGDSDSEGGERRNGEIERQGGREGFAGRQANRENQDQERRAAEDRREEFPSDFAGAWLVGRPQRGDERLSVEEEEETSWRKRRRDDDEDDRETAFLFFRRRRAGDGRTHVLSRDLRRAEASREEVSGPSSPRVYQVEDAADAEEEEGWRRRRQRRQQSTEVGAHDVQGGGTQDEHEQDDEQTQLNSEVASLLEDPDTTEQRGEPGAFPSLHTRPSHCESPSRVLSASGRIHRVAHLSSASASSGSSSSSSSSATAPPSSSAVSPPFPVGSASTASGTFVSSASIASSQSFWPSCASPPLSRNAQTSPAAASVSPQIAHASSEHVPDGARLASWGDCPRRKEQIGRLSARAWPAGICASPSSAARSKQTASSVPSFIAHFLNSPSPSAEKQRTRDPELRDNGEEKACAFPGGNAQGPPSVSAVQTPQRTCSRGSSRRSVWQSESAELSAEVSGGISENNTDEARGPFPADATSARAVVQIGTVHCGGFLETAAVSSPSTWAHPSAAAGCAPTTVDERSLCRSHSTVPRAPDNPCGVTTPNILRESRRCASPSGVRTPQDTPEAKRAGSASRGRPAEDTSGQRRAPLTRGPRVVECVFRRCDAPERHEEVEAGEADDVSCESDQETVRDGPSDTTDGSSNENLKNEVMPSTSRDERRKWGSLQPYRPESLNAGFPSMYVLRRVSGCFDLAGPFPSSTPKGDRAINEGSAGRAVSPPTSHESEQPKVEWTELHGAGGRRSEPSRPSGCICRFSREAA, encoded by the exons ATGATTGTCATTGACGACGactcgccgccctcggcggCACCGGACGGGAAGGAGGGATGCTTCCCGGCCaagcgcgcgagcgagaaacgcgaggaagacgaagaggagtgGATTCAACGCGGAGGCTCGAGATGCCCCATTTGCTTCCTGGCCCTTTTCAAAGACGTCGCAGCACTCATGGGCTGTGGGCACACTTTCCATCTTCCTTG CATCGAGAAGTGGTTCAAGCAGCGGGGCGGCCGAGCGCAGAAGCCTTCCTGTCCGTACTGTGCAAAGGAGTATGCTTCTCGCCGGTACATTCTCTCGCTTCACTTTGATCTTCCTGACCCTGCAGCtcgtgtctcgtctctcccatCTTCCTCGA GCGCTGAGAACGAAGATCCAGAGACCAGGATCCGCAGACTCGAGATG GAACTGAGGGAGGAGCGCCGAGAGAAGCTggccgcgcgagaggaagcgactTCCCGAGCTGCGGCGGTCGAAGCCCTTGAG GCTCGGGAGGAGGAGctcgtgcgtcttcttcgctctgaggaggaacagaaaacgaaactgGCCTCTCGTGTAGAGACTCTCGAAGAGGCACGCGTccgtgaagaagagagccgcGAGAACGCCTTCCGCACGTACGAGGAGAATCGACGCGTCCTGGAAGAAAAATACCAAAAGCTCGCCAAAAAGTGCCAGACTCTTCAGCTTTTAGCGACAGTTGT GAAGGAAGACCGAGCCGACGGAGCGACGCTGCTGGACAAAATTCGAAAGCTCTCCGGACTG ACTGCCGATGAGAAGCTCGCACGTATTATGCCGCTCGTCGAGTTCCTCAAAAG GTCGAAGGCTGCGCGGACCGAGGAGATGAAAAaactgaagaaggaaaa TTTTCTCCTTCGACGGAAACTCAGCGGATCTGCGCTTGCCGAGGCGACTCGAGTCGGGCCTCCGAGCGAAAgcaaacgcgaggagacgagcgcgGCTTCCTCCACAAACATACCAGAGAGAATCAAAGAAGAACAGCGAGATAAAAGGggtccctctcttccttcgtcgtcttcctcggcttcgtcatcctcttcttcagcctcATCTACTTCTTCATCCTTTTCTtcagcctcgtcttcttcttcatccgtgtcttcatcgtcttcgtGTCCTCTCATAAAAAGTCGGTCTGaccggcagagagaagagaggcgaggcaaaGCAGATGTTCCGCTCCCATCAAGCAGGCAGCAcacgcgccttccgcctgctccgccctttccttctctgtctcgccgagagcgcgcagcaggcggcgacgagccCCGGGCGTCTCGGGCGGCGATCCTCGACGAAAGGGTGCCGAGGGATGTGGCAAAGTGTCGAGCGAAGCATCGACCGGGCGACGCCGAAAGAGCCGTGGAcgagcgcagaggcgacagTGACAGCGAGGGTGGGGAGCGCAGAAATGGCGAGATCGAAAGAcagggcgggagagaaggcttcGCAGGCAGACAAGCGAACCGCGAGAATCAGGatcaggagagacgcgccgcagAAGACAGACGCGAGGAGTTCCCTTCGGATTTTGCTGGGGCGTGGCTAGTCGGTCGCCCTCAACGGGGCGACGAGCGGCTGAGTgtcgaagaggaggaggagacatCTTGGCGGAAACGACGAcgagacgacgacgaggatGATCGAGAGACTGCATTTCTGTTTTTTaggagaaggcgagctgGGGATGGTAGGACGCACGTTCTTTCGAGAGATCTCAGACGCGCCGAGGCGAGTCGCGAGGAAGTTAGCGGGCCATCATCTCCGCGCGTCTACCAAgtggaagacgcggcggacgcagaggaagaagaaggatggcggcgaaggagacaaaggagacagcaatCGACGGAAGTTGGTGCACACGACGTACAGGGTGGAGGAACACAAGACGAGCACGAGCAAGATGACGAACAAACGCAGCTGAACAGCGAGGTAGCGTCTCTGCTCGAAGACCCTGACACAACGGAACAGAGGGGAGAACCTGGggcctttccttcgctccacACACGCCCGTCCCACTGTGAGTCACCCTCTCGTGTATTGAGCGCGAGCGGTAGAATCCACCGTGTCGCCCAcctctcgtctgcctcggcaTCTTCCGGGTCCTCCTCTTCgagttcttcctctgccactgcgcctccgtcttcgtctgctgttTCCCCTCCCTTTCCTGTTGGGTCGGCTTCCACTGCTTCCGGCACTTTTGTTTCCTCCGCGTCGATTGCCTCCTCTCAGTCTTTTTGGCcttcctgcgcctctccgccgctgtcgcgCAACGCACAAACTTCGCCAGCTGCCGCCTCGGTCTCTCCCCAGATCGCACATGCATCGTCCGAGCACGTGCCCGacggcgcgcgtctcgcctcttggGGCGACTGCCCTCGGCGCAAAGAGCAGATCGGAAGATTGTCAGCGCGCGCGTGGCCAGCGGGGATttgcgcgtcgccttcctctgcagcACGAAGCAAACAAACTGCGTCCAGTGTTCCTTCCTTCATTGCTCACTTCCTGAACTCGCCGTCGCCTAGCGCCGAAAAGCAGCGAACCAGAGACCCAGAACTTCGCGAcaacggggaagaaaaggcctGCGCTTTTCCCGGTGGAAACGCGCAGGGCCCCCCTTCTGTctcagctgtacagacaccccaGCGAACGTGCTCCAGGGGCTCCTCGCGTCGGTCCGTCTGGCAGTCAGAGAGTGCAGAGTTGTCGGCTGAAGTCTCTGGAGGAATCTCCGAAAACAACACCGACGAGGCGCGGGGGCCTTTTCCTGCAGATGCAACTTCCGCTAGGGCGGTGGTGCAAATCGGCACTGTGCACTGTGGAGGATTCCTGGAGACTGCTGCGGTGTCTTCGCCCTCCACCTGGGCCCACCCAAGCGCGGCAGCAGGCTGCGCGCCCACCACAGTTGACGAACGGAGTTTGTGTCGTTCACACTCTACGGTGCCGCGTGCTCCAGACAATCCTTGTGGCGTCACCACCCCGAACATACTCAGAGAGTcgaggcgctgcgcctcgccgtcgggtGTTCGTACACCTCAAGACACCCCAGAGGCGAAACGGGCGGGTTCCGCATCACGTGGACGGCCTGCCGAGGATACCAGcgggcagagaagagcgccaCTAACGAGGGGCCCTCGCGTCGTGGAATGTGTCTTTCGTAGATGCGATGCACCAGAGAGACATGAAGAAGTggaagctggagaggcagacgatgTCAGCTGCGAAAGTGACCAAGAGACGGTTCGAGACGGCCCGTCGGACACGACGGATGGCAGCTCAAATGAAAACCTGAAAAACGAGGTGATGCCCTCGACGTCCCGAGATGAGCGAAGGAAATGGGGGTCTCTGCAACCGTATCGCCCTGAGAGCTTGAATGCGGGATTCCCTTCG ATGTATGTACTGCGACGAGTGTCCGGCTGCTTCGATCTGGCGGGGCCTTTCCCCAGTTCGACCCCAAAAGGTGATAGGGCCATCAATG AAGGGAGCGCCGGGCGGGCGGTCTCGCCGCCGACATCCCACGAAAGTGAACAGCCCAAGGTCGAGTGGACGGAGCTCCACGGAGCCGGGGGTCGGCGATCGGAACCGTCACGACCCTCGGGGTGTATCTGCAGGTTCTCTCGCGAAGCTGCCTAG